The Spodoptera frugiperda isolate SF20-4 chromosome 2, AGI-APGP_CSIRO_Sfru_2.0, whole genome shotgun sequence genome includes the window ATGTAGCAAATGCCATGGACTTTACCATACAAAATCGGCGTTTGGTATTGCACCAAAGTGGCGTTGTTTCGAGTGTAAGAAGCAGAAAGCAAAACAGGTTCTACAGAACTACACTATAGCAAAACAGAACcaatggtaaataaaataatcccatggtaacgaaaaataataacacgCGCATTTGTAGTGGGGGCAACGTATAAAAGCCAAGCGAGGTGCAATAGTTGATGCATTCTTGTGTTGAGCTCTGAAGTGTAGACatcaactaaaatatttacaaaacctTAAGTTATCCTGCTTTGACGTCGTTCATCGATTATTAAAtttcatcttttttatttaaatcattgaTTGTGAGATTATTAAAATGGATTCTTTGTGCTTGTGTGAAAGTTCCCACAAACCTTCAGCCAGTCGCTACGActttgtaagtattatttactcaTATATACcatttttctaatttatatttttaatattttgtttcagtaaGTATACTTTATCACcctcattttattattatcacagaataattataattatttttttatcgacaGGTATACGAATGGTGGAACAAACACCAAATTTTCTTTAATGAGCTCCCCAATTCAATCGTGTTGGATGAAGAAGTTGACCAGAACGAAGTGGCGCCGGCGCTCGAACTATATGAAGAGGCGTCACTATCATATAGTAATTATGGATGGAACGAGTATGGAGCGACGCTGGCGCAATTTGGAGAGGAACCACTCCCGTACTGTTATGGAGGTTGCGAGTACGGAGCGGCGTTCGCGGAGTGTGAGGTGACACCACTGCCTTTTTGCTATGGACCAATGATGGAGTACTACGACCCAACTCCATCGGAACATGCATGCGTAATGTCCCATTACGATCCTGGACCGCTGCCCTATT containing:
- the LOC118269046 gene encoding uncharacterized protein LOC118269046, which codes for MDSLCLCESSHKPSASRYDFVYEWWNKHQIFFNELPNSIVLDEEVDQNEVAPALELYEEASLSYSNYGWNEYGATLAQFGEEPLPYCYGGCEYGAAFAECEVTPLPFCYGPMMEYYDPTPSEHACVMSHYDPGPLPYYEPPRANSI